From Demequina lutea, a single genomic window includes:
- a CDS encoding carbohydrate ABC transporter permease codes for MSTRPVTSRLNLGSAPRRNVRTPTRASRHRRHTLIALTFLAPSALPLLVFSLIPMVRAMWTSLHKWNLIGPMRWVGFDNYVQLVKDPDTRAAFGHTVYYIVGYFPLVFVGGLALALALNRAMRGRNFVRGLYFLPVVTSWIAVALVWRWLLNPSVGIVNKVLEAVGIDGPGWWTDPSWAMPSIIFASAWKDLGFVMVILLAGLQTIPVDVQEAATIDGAGAWRRLWSVTLPLLTPSIFFVVIISLINGFQVFDQVYALTGGGPAGSSEVVVQRIYDLTFRYGQAGTASALSWLLVVVVLAVTLIQMRGEKKWVTYV; via the coding sequence GTGAGCACACGTCCCGTGACCTCGCGGCTGAACCTCGGTTCCGCGCCGCGCCGCAACGTCCGCACACCCACCCGCGCATCGCGTCACCGTCGGCACACCCTGATCGCGCTCACCTTCCTCGCCCCCTCGGCGCTCCCACTGCTCGTTTTCTCCCTGATCCCCATGGTCCGGGCCATGTGGACCAGCCTCCACAAGTGGAACCTCATTGGACCGATGCGCTGGGTGGGTTTCGACAACTACGTCCAACTAGTAAAGGATCCCGACACCCGCGCCGCGTTCGGGCACACCGTGTACTACATCGTGGGCTACTTCCCTCTCGTCTTCGTCGGAGGCCTGGCACTCGCGTTGGCTTTGAACCGCGCCATGCGCGGCCGCAATTTCGTGCGCGGTCTCTACTTCCTTCCCGTGGTCACGAGCTGGATCGCCGTCGCGCTCGTGTGGCGCTGGCTCCTCAACCCCTCGGTGGGAATCGTCAACAAGGTGCTCGAGGCCGTGGGCATCGACGGCCCCGGTTGGTGGACGGACCCCTCATGGGCAATGCCGTCGATCATCTTCGCGAGCGCGTGGAAGGACCTGGGCTTCGTCATGGTGATCCTGCTCGCGGGACTCCAGACCATTCCCGTGGACGTGCAAGAGGCCGCGACCATCGATGGCGCAGGGGCATGGCGGCGCCTGTGGTCCGTCACCCTGCCGCTCCTGACGCCCTCAATCTTCTTCGTCGTGATCATCTCCTTGATCAACGGCTTCCAGGTCTTCGACCAGGTCTACGCGCTTACCGGTGGTGGGCCCGCGGGCTCGTCGGAGGTCGTGGTTCAACGCATCTACGACCTGACGTTCCGATACGGACAGGCGGGCACCGCGTCGGCGCTGTCATGGCTGCTGGTCGTGGTGGTGCTCGCGGTGACGTTGATCCAGATGCGCGGCGAGAAGAAGTGGGTGACGTATGTCTAG
- a CDS encoding carbohydrate ABC transporter permease: MSSHTHTRTRTRTRAGTIALNSIVVIGALAMVFPFVWTLSTSLTHGAGLSATPSLIPSHPSLDGYRELFTRTPFARVVLNSIGLAVAITVAQLVTSTLAAYGFSRFEFRGKKAIFATYLATMMVPFQVLLVPLFVLMRDLKLLDTYLGVLLPSIASAFGVFLLRQAMNTIPRELDEAATLDGAGHFRIFSRIIVPNMLPALATLSVFAFMSSWNSFLWPLIILRSDDHKTLPLALASLQGQFTTQWDVIMAGSIVSIIPMLTLYIFAQKYIIQGVAGSGLK; this comes from the coding sequence ATGTCTAGCCACACTCACACCCGGACCCGGACCCGGACCCGCGCCGGCACCATCGCCCTGAACTCGATCGTCGTCATCGGCGCACTCGCCATGGTGTTCCCGTTCGTGTGGACCCTCTCGACCTCGCTCACGCACGGCGCCGGCCTGTCGGCGACCCCGAGCCTCATCCCGAGCCACCCCTCTCTGGACGGATACCGCGAACTCTTCACGCGCACCCCGTTCGCCCGCGTGGTCCTCAACTCGATCGGCCTCGCTGTCGCCATCACGGTTGCCCAGCTCGTCACGAGCACGCTCGCCGCATATGGCTTCAGTCGCTTCGAGTTTCGCGGCAAGAAGGCAATCTTCGCGACGTACCTGGCGACCATGATGGTTCCGTTCCAGGTGCTTCTCGTGCCGCTGTTCGTATTGATGCGTGACCTGAAGCTGCTCGACACCTACCTCGGCGTACTGCTGCCGTCCATCGCGAGCGCGTTTGGCGTCTTCCTGCTCCGCCAGGCAATGAACACCATCCCCCGCGAACTCGACGAGGCCGCGACGCTCGACGGCGCCGGCCACTTCCGAATCTTCTCGCGCATCATCGTGCCCAACATGCTCCCGGCGCTCGCGACGCTCTCAGTCTTCGCGTTCATGAGCAGCTGGAACAGCTTCCTGTGGCCGCTAATCATCCTGCGTTCCGACGACCACAAGACGCTTCCGCTCGCCCTCGCTTCGCTCCAAGGCCAGTTCACGACCCAGTGGGACGTGATCATGGCCGGCTCCATCGTCAGCATCATCCCGATGCTCACGCTCTACATCTTCGCCCAGAAGTACATCATCCAGGGCGTAGCAGGCTCGGGCCTCAAATAG
- a CDS encoding ABC transporter substrate-binding protein gives MRKSAIAGVGLAAALGMTLAACSNSSPDPTGSSSGAPVANAPVTITYSNFISNSGNEGNLKTIVDAFEAANPNITVDVKTLPYSDYFTALQTDLAGGTQADVFDIEYANYRGYQADGVLAPLKGVDTSAYRASLVDAYATDGTSYALPTSFSTVVLFYNKDLFDKAGVSYPTSSWTWADEKAAAEKLTQGDVFGDYQPISYYEFYKTLVQAGGSFLNADGTAVAFNSPEGIAAAHWLVDKSGSVMPTAEQGAGTPDFDTGLFTAGKLAMWHTGIWLFGTLAADTSLNWDIAVEPGSAQQASAVFSNAVGVSATSEHKDAAQKFAEFLTSSKIMVDIRLNSGWELPAIADDAQLAPYLDKGAPANRQAVFDSLKGVALPPTIGDNQAQMQDLVGQDLTEAAAGRMTVEEALAKAEKEINKLLG, from the coding sequence ATGCGCAAATCAGCAATCGCGGGGGTCGGCCTTGCGGCCGCCCTCGGCATGACGCTTGCGGCGTGCTCGAACTCCAGCCCAGACCCCACGGGCAGCAGCAGTGGCGCCCCCGTCGCGAACGCACCGGTCACGATCACGTACTCGAATTTCATCTCCAATAGCGGAAACGAGGGGAACCTCAAGACAATCGTCGACGCATTTGAGGCGGCAAACCCGAACATCACCGTTGATGTGAAGACGCTGCCATACAGCGACTACTTCACCGCGCTCCAGACCGACCTCGCGGGCGGCACTCAGGCCGACGTCTTCGACATCGAGTACGCCAACTACCGGGGCTACCAGGCCGATGGCGTGCTCGCTCCGCTCAAGGGAGTCGACACTTCGGCCTATCGCGCGTCGCTCGTCGATGCCTACGCGACCGACGGCACCTCGTACGCACTGCCGACGTCGTTCTCCACGGTCGTCTTGTTCTACAACAAGGACCTCTTCGACAAGGCCGGCGTCTCCTACCCGACGTCCAGCTGGACGTGGGCCGACGAGAAGGCTGCGGCCGAAAAGCTCACACAGGGCGACGTTTTCGGCGACTACCAGCCGATCAGCTACTACGAGTTCTACAAGACGCTGGTGCAGGCGGGAGGCTCGTTCCTGAACGCGGACGGCACCGCTGTGGCGTTCAACTCTCCCGAGGGCATTGCCGCTGCGCACTGGCTCGTAGACAAGTCAGGTTCCGTCATGCCCACGGCCGAGCAGGGTGCGGGTACGCCGGACTTCGACACCGGCCTGTTCACCGCCGGCAAACTCGCGATGTGGCACACCGGCATTTGGCTGTTCGGCACCCTTGCAGCAGACACCTCGCTCAACTGGGACATTGCCGTCGAGCCGGGTTCGGCTCAGCAGGCGAGCGCCGTGTTCTCGAACGCCGTTGGAGTGTCGGCCACGTCCGAGCACAAGGACGCCGCTCAGAAGTTCGCGGAATTCCTCACCAGTTCCAAGATCATGGTGGACATACGCCTCAACTCCGGTTGGGAACTTCCCGCGATCGCGGATGACGCACAGCTCGCCCCCTACCTCGACAAGGGTGCGCCCGCCAACCGGCAGGCCGTGTTCGACTCGCTCAAGGGCGTCGCACTACCCCCGACGATCGGCGACAACCAGGCACAGATGCAGGACCTCGTCGGTCAGGACCTGACCGAGGCCGCGGCTGGCCGTATGACGGTCGAAGAAGCGCTGGCGAAGGCTGAGAAGGAGATCAACAAACTCCTCGGCTGA
- a CDS encoding glycoside hydrolase family 15 protein, with product MSTVENASNADLAEHSRAIIRILQTPEGAYPASPEFSAYRGYCWFRDGAFIADAMSACGDIDSAEAFFGWCASTTMLHGDKIREAVAAARSDAPLSDSDMLPARFHFDGSRGESDWTDFQLDGYGTWLWALGEHVARHATDSQPYREAIELTVAYLASSWERPCYDWWEESLDELHISTLGCIGAGLDAASRMGVLDLAHAELAASTAAAIRDFVLTEGVIDGHLVKWVGSAAVDGSLTSLIAPLGFIAADHPVARATVDAVEADLAVAYGVHRFVVDTFYGGGQWPLLSCFAGLARAALGEPERAADYLAWAMSTATETLDLPEQVDHHLLAPDRKQEWVDRWGEVATPLLWSHAMVLRLAKELER from the coding sequence ATGTCCACGGTCGAGAACGCGTCGAATGCGGATCTGGCGGAGCACTCGCGCGCCATCATCCGGATTCTGCAAACCCCCGAAGGCGCATACCCCGCGAGTCCCGAGTTCTCGGCCTACCGCGGCTACTGCTGGTTTCGCGATGGCGCTTTCATCGCCGACGCGATGTCTGCATGTGGCGACATCGACTCCGCCGAGGCGTTCTTCGGGTGGTGCGCATCCACCACCATGCTGCACGGAGACAAGATTCGGGAGGCCGTCGCCGCCGCACGCTCCGACGCCCCACTCTCGGATTCCGACATGCTGCCCGCACGGTTCCACTTCGACGGCTCTCGAGGCGAAAGCGACTGGACCGACTTTCAACTCGACGGCTACGGCACCTGGCTCTGGGCGCTCGGCGAGCACGTCGCGCGACACGCAACTGACTCGCAGCCCTATCGCGAAGCCATCGAACTCACGGTCGCGTACCTTGCCTCCTCCTGGGAACGCCCCTGCTACGACTGGTGGGAGGAGAGCCTCGACGAGCTGCACATCTCGACCCTTGGCTGCATTGGCGCCGGCCTGGATGCTGCCTCCCGCATGGGCGTGCTCGACCTCGCACACGCCGAACTGGCGGCCTCCACCGCTGCGGCCATCCGCGACTTCGTTCTCACGGAAGGCGTGATCGACGGCCACCTCGTCAAGTGGGTAGGGTCGGCCGCCGTGGACGGCTCGCTCACGTCTCTCATCGCGCCCCTCGGTTTCATTGCAGCCGACCACCCGGTCGCGCGCGCAACCGTCGACGCGGTCGAGGCCGACCTCGCGGTGGCCTACGGGGTACACCGCTTTGTCGTTGACACGTTCTACGGAGGCGGCCAGTGGCCGCTGCTGAGTTGTTTCGCCGGCCTCGCGCGTGCCGCCTTAGGCGAGCCAGAGCGCGCCGCCGACTATTTGGCGTGGGCCATGTCGACCGCCACGGAGACGCTGGACCTTCCCGAACAGGTGGACCACCACCTGCTGGCACCCGACCGCAAGCAGGAGTGGGTCGACCGGTGGGGCGAGGTGGCAACCCCGCTGCTGTGGTCACACGCGATGGTTCTTCGCCTTGCAAAGGAGCTTGAACGATGA
- a CDS encoding glycoside hydrolase family 31 protein, with the protein MMIRHSPLGSGHPYSPDTDQRWPILPVAGEPMRIGSRTSTDVVEVTLHLTEILADGSQTTRDVPCEPVARSSRGHQVDGGHLASAQAKLARKSGGWEATIDVAADAVSLTYRLTASDGTTKRRTRTSSAEVAHWSEEPDGLVAVDGRRGIVPGSVRALRTATQVAKVRCSLPLASGEHVAGFGERFDRLDHCGTSLDSVVFEQYKSQGAVRRTYMPMPFAHVVGGSGWGFHVDTSRRVWFDVGESDGGLLTIEAETAARSDATTALSVRTFTGSPTEVLDAFLECVGRPEELPDWVLRLWASGNEWNTQAEVERQAALHAKHEIPVGSIVVEAWSDESMFTVWRDAQYKLREDGGPLRLEDFTFPADGAWPDPKGMADALHDADIHLLLWQIPLMKMRPHPQGQARLDADAAILEGHLIRTRHADGSLRPYRNRGWWFPLSLMPDLSDDEAATWWTEKRRYLVEQMGVDGFKTDGGEHAWGSDLVYIDGRSGAEANNLNPVAYAKAYGDLMRRCGKAPVTFSRAGFTGSQAHGTFWAGDENSTWDAFRWSMWAGLNAAASGIVYWGWDIAGFSGDVPDPELYVRAFAASAFVPIMQYHSEFNHHRTPSRDRTPWNIAERWNDPAVIEEVREIVALRERLRPYIAEQARAAVETSRPLMRPLFFDYSDDPAVWSAPPEWTLGDDVLVAPVLAPGEEWDVYVPRGDWRDAWTGEPVEGGKTISTRTRRHRVPVYVRASAWDRLGPLFHRAT; encoded by the coding sequence ATGATGATCCGCCACAGTCCCCTGGGCTCGGGGCATCCGTACTCGCCCGACACAGACCAGCGTTGGCCCATCCTGCCGGTTGCCGGCGAACCCATGCGCATCGGCTCGCGAACCTCCACCGACGTGGTCGAGGTGACCCTCCACTTGACCGAGATCCTGGCGGACGGTTCCCAAACAACGCGCGACGTCCCTTGCGAGCCGGTGGCGAGGTCATCGCGCGGCCACCAAGTAGATGGCGGCCACCTCGCGTCCGCGCAAGCCAAGCTGGCCCGCAAGTCGGGTGGATGGGAAGCCACGATCGACGTCGCCGCCGACGCGGTGTCACTGACCTACCGACTGACGGCGTCCGATGGCACCACCAAGCGGCGCACTCGCACTTCCAGTGCTGAGGTCGCGCACTGGAGCGAGGAACCGGACGGCCTGGTTGCGGTGGACGGCCGGCGCGGCATCGTTCCGGGCTCGGTACGCGCACTACGCACCGCTACACAGGTCGCGAAGGTGCGGTGCTCCCTCCCCCTCGCAAGCGGTGAGCACGTGGCGGGCTTCGGCGAACGCTTCGACCGCCTCGATCACTGCGGCACCAGCCTCGATTCTGTGGTGTTCGAGCAGTACAAGTCTCAAGGCGCCGTGCGGCGCACGTACATGCCGATGCCTTTCGCCCACGTCGTCGGCGGCTCGGGCTGGGGCTTCCACGTCGACACTTCGCGGCGAGTGTGGTTCGACGTCGGCGAGTCCGACGGCGGCCTGCTCACGATCGAGGCGGAGACCGCCGCACGTTCCGATGCGACGACGGCCCTCTCAGTGCGGACATTCACGGGTTCGCCCACCGAGGTGCTCGACGCGTTCCTTGAGTGCGTCGGTCGCCCCGAAGAACTTCCTGATTGGGTGCTGCGCCTATGGGCGAGCGGCAACGAATGGAACACTCAGGCCGAGGTCGAACGACAAGCGGCCCTGCATGCGAAGCACGAGATCCCGGTGGGCTCCATCGTGGTCGAGGCCTGGAGCGATGAGAGCATGTTCACCGTGTGGCGCGACGCGCAATACAAGCTCCGAGAAGACGGTGGCCCCCTCCGCCTCGAAGACTTCACCTTTCCCGCCGACGGCGCGTGGCCCGACCCCAAGGGCATGGCGGACGCGCTGCATGACGCAGACATTCACCTGCTGCTGTGGCAAATCCCGCTCATGAAGATGAGACCCCATCCCCAGGGTCAGGCGAGACTCGACGCCGACGCGGCGATCCTCGAGGGCCACCTCATACGGACGCGCCACGCCGACGGGTCGCTGCGGCCGTACCGCAATCGCGGCTGGTGGTTCCCGCTTAGCCTCATGCCGGACCTCTCGGACGACGAGGCCGCCACATGGTGGACCGAAAAACGGCGCTACCTGGTGGAGCAGATGGGCGTGGACGGCTTCAAGACCGACGGCGGCGAGCACGCGTGGGGCTCGGACCTCGTGTATATCGATGGACGTTCAGGGGCCGAGGCCAACAACCTCAACCCGGTGGCCTACGCCAAGGCCTACGGCGACCTGATGAGGCGCTGCGGCAAGGCGCCGGTCACCTTCTCTCGCGCCGGCTTCACCGGTTCGCAAGCCCACGGCACGTTCTGGGCTGGTGACGAAAACTCCACCTGGGACGCGTTCAGATGGTCCATGTGGGCCGGCCTCAACGCCGCGGCATCGGGCATCGTCTACTGGGGTTGGGACATTGCCGGATTCTCGGGCGACGTCCCCGACCCGGAGCTATACGTGCGGGCTTTCGCCGCCAGCGCGTTTGTGCCGATCATGCAGTACCACTCGGAGTTCAACCACCACCGCACGCCATCGCGGGACCGCACGCCGTGGAACATTGCAGAGCGGTGGAACGACCCTGCCGTGATCGAGGAGGTGCGCGAGATCGTGGCACTCAGGGAGCGACTGCGGCCCTACATCGCCGAGCAGGCGCGAGCGGCAGTGGAGACCTCTCGCCCGCTCATGCGTCCGCTGTTCTTTGACTACTCCGACGACCCGGCCGTATGGTCTGCCCCGCCCGAGTGGACGCTCGGCGACGACGTGCTCGTCGCGCCCGTTCTCGCACCCGGCGAGGAGTGGGACGTATACGTGCCTCGCGGCGACTGGCGTGACGCCTGGACCGGCGAGCCGGTCGAGGGCGGCAAGACTATCTCCACCCGCACCCGTCGGCACAGGGTGCCTGTTTACGTTCGCGCGTCCGCTTGGGACCGGCTCGGTCCCCTGTTCCACCGCGCCACATGA
- a CDS encoding ribonuclease HII — MVLSLGYESALWDAGARVVVGIDEVGRGALAGPVSVGLVAVSRCDSWPDGLADSKQLTARAREALIAPLSAFGVGRTVGHASAAEIDQLGIIGALRLAGVRGLAALAGEGIVADAVLLDGTHDWLTTPPADLFSTAADDVVTPPVTMVVKGDGLCASIAAASVIAKVERDAIMRAAHVEHPHFGWEGNKGYGAEAHLDAIREHGPSDWHRVSWKLPEREPSS; from the coding sequence ATGGTGCTCTCCCTCGGCTATGAATCCGCGCTCTGGGATGCAGGTGCACGGGTCGTCGTCGGCATCGATGAGGTGGGCAGGGGAGCGCTCGCAGGCCCCGTGAGCGTCGGGCTGGTCGCCGTCTCGCGTTGCGACTCCTGGCCGGATGGCCTCGCGGACTCCAAGCAACTCACGGCTCGCGCGCGAGAGGCCCTCATCGCGCCCTTGTCCGCATTCGGCGTGGGCCGCACGGTGGGGCATGCGAGCGCCGCCGAGATCGACCAACTGGGAATCATCGGCGCCTTGCGCCTGGCGGGAGTGCGCGGGCTGGCCGCGCTTGCCGGGGAAGGCATCGTGGCCGATGCCGTCCTCCTCGACGGCACCCACGATTGGCTCACTACCCCTCCTGCGGACTTGTTTTCAACTGCCGCGGACGACGTCGTGACCCCGCCGGTCACCATGGTGGTGAAGGGTGACGGCCTGTGTGCGTCGATCGCGGCCGCGTCCGTGATTGCCAAGGTGGAACGCGACGCGATCATGCGCGCGGCCCATGTCGAGCACCCCCACTTCGGTTGGGAAGGCAACAAGGGCTACGGCGCGGAGGCACACCTCGACGCGATTAGGGAGCATGGGCCCAGTGACTGGCACAGGGTTTCGTGGAAGTTGCCCGAGCGAGAGCCGTCGTCCTAG
- the lepB gene encoding signal peptidase I, whose product MWLWIREVLIVLVSALLLSLLLKTFVFQSFWIPSGSMENTLQINDRILVSLWRPGPLDLRHGDIVVFRDPGGWLNPSEVPVPTGEAKAWNSFATFVGLLPQDAGQHLVKRVIGLPGDTVACDPSNDVVTVNGVALKEDYLKPGSVSCSYAWSVTVDPGRLWVLGDNRSNSADSRAHIGDPGGGTIPLSSVVGTAFVTVWPVDHWKSLGNPYPKN is encoded by the coding sequence TTGTGGTTGTGGATCCGTGAGGTCCTCATCGTGCTTGTGAGCGCACTGCTCTTGTCGCTGCTGCTCAAGACATTCGTCTTTCAGTCCTTCTGGATCCCCTCCGGGTCCATGGAGAACACCCTCCAGATCAATGACCGCATCCTGGTGTCGCTGTGGCGACCCGGTCCGCTTGACTTGCGACACGGCGACATCGTCGTCTTTAGGGATCCGGGCGGCTGGCTCAACCCCTCGGAGGTTCCCGTTCCCACCGGCGAGGCCAAGGCGTGGAACTCGTTCGCGACCTTCGTGGGCCTGTTGCCCCAAGACGCGGGTCAACACCTCGTGAAGCGCGTCATCGGCTTGCCAGGTGACACCGTCGCTTGTGATCCTTCCAATGATGTGGTGACCGTCAACGGCGTCGCGCTGAAAGAGGATTACCTCAAGCCTGGCTCTGTCAGTTGCAGCTATGCCTGGTCGGTTACCGTCGACCCGGGCAGGCTGTGGGTTCTCGGCGACAATCGCTCGAACTCCGCCGATTCCCGCGCGCACATCGGTGATCCGGGAGGCGGAACGATTCCGCTCAGTTCGGTCGTCGGCACCGCCTTCGTGACGGTCTGGCCCGTGGATCACTGGAAGTCGCTCGGAAACCCCTACCCGAAGAATTGA
- the rplS gene encoding 50S ribosomal protein L19, which yields MRKLDGVVADQFRDDMPAFRAGDTVKVHVKVIEGTRSRIQVFQGIVIARQGSGIGETFTVRKVSFGVGVERTFPLHAPTIDTIEVDRRGDVRRAKLYYLRGLRGKAARIREKREK from the coding sequence ATGAGAAAGCTTGACGGCGTCGTTGCCGATCAGTTCCGCGACGACATGCCGGCGTTCCGCGCCGGAGACACGGTCAAGGTGCACGTGAAGGTTATCGAAGGTACCCGTTCACGTATTCAGGTCTTCCAGGGCATCGTCATCGCGCGCCAGGGTTCCGGAATCGGCGAGACCTTCACGGTCCGCAAGGTTTCGTTCGGCGTGGGTGTCGAGCGCACCTTCCCGTTGCACGCGCCGACCATCGACACGATCGAGGTCGACCGCCGCGGCGACGTCCGCCGCGCGAAGCTGTACTACCTGCGCGGACTGCGCGGCAAGGCAGCTCGCATTCGCGAGAAGCGCGAGAAGTAG
- the trmD gene encoding tRNA (guanosine(37)-N1)-methyltransferase TrmD → MRLDIVTIFPEFFSALDVSLLGKARAAELVETNVHDLRDWAAIRADGTPDVHRTVDDSPFGGGAGMVMKADVWGKALDDVLEPGGVLVVPTPAGVPFTQALALDLATAPQLVFACGRYEGIDARVPEHYASAGFRVLEVSLGDYVLNGGEVAAFAMIEAVTRLIPGFMGNAQSIVEESHADGLLEYPSYTRPASWRGLDVPEVLMSGHHGKIEKWRHEQSEQRTRERRPDLLSPDLLGPDLLAP, encoded by the coding sequence ATGCGCCTCGACATCGTCACGATCTTTCCCGAGTTCTTCTCGGCTCTTGACGTATCGCTGTTGGGCAAGGCGCGGGCCGCCGAATTGGTCGAAACGAACGTCCACGACCTGCGCGACTGGGCCGCGATCAGGGCCGACGGCACCCCCGATGTGCACCGCACCGTCGACGATTCGCCGTTCGGCGGGGGCGCGGGAATGGTCATGAAGGCCGACGTGTGGGGCAAGGCGCTGGACGACGTGCTCGAGCCGGGTGGCGTCCTCGTCGTCCCGACGCCCGCAGGCGTTCCCTTCACCCAGGCACTCGCCCTCGACCTCGCGACCGCGCCCCAGCTCGTCTTCGCCTGCGGGCGCTACGAGGGAATCGACGCCCGGGTGCCCGAGCACTACGCATCGGCGGGCTTTCGCGTGCTGGAGGTCTCCCTGGGCGACTACGTGCTCAATGGGGGAGAGGTCGCGGCGTTCGCGATGATCGAAGCAGTGACGCGACTGATCCCCGGCTTCATGGGAAACGCGCAGAGCATCGTCGAGGAGAGCCACGCCGACGGCCTGCTCGAGTACCCGTCGTACACGCGCCCTGCGTCCTGGAGGGGCCTGGACGTGCCCGAGGTGCTCATGAGCGGTCACCACGGCAAGATCGAGAAGTGGCGGCACGAACAGAGTGAACAACGCACGCGCGAGCGCAGACCCGATTTGCTCAGCCCCGACTTACTCGGCCCCGACTTGTTAGCGCCCTAG
- the rimM gene encoding ribosome maturation factor RimM (Essential for efficient processing of 16S rRNA) produces MKVTVAHIGRPQGLKGEVSLDLRTDIPEERLSPGSVLETIPADAGPLTVATSRTASGRWYVGFAGVADRNAAEELRGIELIAEADDGDEDDAWYVHELVGLRVERPSGEVLGKVTDLLNMPAQDLLEIKQTNGVKALIPFVEEFVPEVDIEGGRVVLTPPYGLLAGEEPIVTDETRGDDAGDEKA; encoded by the coding sequence ATGAAGGTGACCGTCGCGCACATTGGCAGACCGCAAGGGCTCAAGGGCGAGGTTTCGCTCGATCTCCGCACGGACATTCCCGAGGAGAGGCTCTCCCCGGGCTCGGTCCTCGAGACGATCCCCGCCGATGCTGGTCCCCTCACGGTCGCGACGTCGCGCACCGCATCGGGCCGCTGGTATGTGGGTTTCGCGGGCGTGGCCGACCGTAACGCCGCCGAGGAGCTGCGCGGCATCGAACTGATCGCCGAGGCCGACGACGGCGATGAGGACGACGCCTGGTACGTCCACGAGCTCGTGGGTCTGCGCGTTGAGCGGCCGAGCGGCGAGGTGCTCGGAAAGGTCACCGACCTGCTGAACATGCCCGCCCAGGACCTGCTGGAGATCAAGCAGACGAACGGGGTCAAGGCCCTCATTCCCTTCGTCGAGGAGTTCGTGCCCGAGGTGGACATCGAGGGCGGTCGCGTTGTCTTGACCCCGCCTTACGGCCTGCTCGCCGGCGAGGAGCCGATCGTGACCGACGAGACCCGCGGCGACGATGCCGGAGACGAGAAGGCCTGA
- a CDS encoding KH domain-containing protein, translated as MIHDAVEFLVRSIVRNPDDVRVTERAGRRGVTLNVVVHPDDLPRVIGRHGRTATSIRTLVDAVSREDVRVNIVDVA; from the coding sequence ATGATTCACGACGCCGTGGAGTTCCTGGTCCGCTCGATCGTCCGCAACCCGGATGACGTGCGCGTGACGGAGCGTGCAGGGCGTCGCGGCGTGACCCTCAACGTGGTTGTCCACCCGGACGACCTGCCGCGCGTGATCGGTCGTCATGGCCGCACGGCCACGTCGATCCGCACGCTCGTTGACGCGGTCTCGCGCGAAGACGTGAGGGTAAACATCGTCGACGTGGCCTAA
- a CDS encoding FMN-binding protein — translation MKTGRSVALVAASTSMLIGGWAAGNGLTSATSGTASASGTNLGASAQGTSGAASSSAGASSSSAASAPTTSAAAASGKFDSSPVGTRYGTFQVELTVAAGKITDISMLQSGAQDGTSRQITGYALPMLIKAVLQKQTANVGYVSGASYTTQGFEGAVQSAMKAAGLA, via the coding sequence ATGAAGACCGGACGTTCCGTAGCACTGGTAGCCGCCTCGACGTCGATGCTGATCGGCGGCTGGGCCGCTGGCAACGGACTCACGAGCGCTACCAGCGGCACAGCCTCGGCGTCAGGGACGAATCTCGGCGCATCCGCTCAGGGCACGTCGGGAGCGGCCTCTTCAAGCGCAGGCGCCAGCTCGAGCAGTGCAGCATCCGCACCAACAACGTCCGCGGCGGCGGCGAGCGGGAAGTTCGACAGTAGTCCTGTCGGTACCCGCTATGGCACTTTCCAAGTCGAGCTCACGGTCGCGGCGGGCAAGATCACCGACATCTCGATGCTGCAGAGCGGCGCTCAGGACGGGACGTCGCGACAGATCACCGGTTACGCCCTGCCCATGCTCATCAAGGCCGTGCTGCAGAAGCAGACTGCGAATGTGGGCTACGTGTCCGGTGCGAGCTACACGACTCAAGGCTTTGAGGGCGCCGTCCAGTCGGCCATGAAGGCCGCCGGTCTGGCATGA